Below is a genomic region from Prunus persica cultivar Lovell chromosome G3, Prunus_persica_NCBIv2, whole genome shotgun sequence.
AGTCTGGTCAAGATTCTTTAGTTGGGATGCATTCTCTAGCATCGATAATGAACATACCAAGGATGAGCAAAGTGTTATGATGTGTGGAAAGAACATGAAGCCTGAATTCTTTAAAATGAAGTTGAGCAGAATGCTTGTTGCTCGTTCCCACAAATGGCGGcaactgttgatgctcaaaattgGTTCATCTAGAGTTGCATGAAAGAAAGACCAAGATCAGGTATAACACAAagtatttatatgtttcactCTTGAACAGGCTATATCCACAGAGTTAGTAGATGCTCTCATAGGTTACATATGTGTTGCAATAAGTTTGGTCTACTAGATAATTTcctatgtttatatatatgtatgtataaagAGACCATCCTTATATAGGGAAGAAAGGTGTCTTCTCTTTTGCTCTCTTCCAATGTGGGATTTATGCATATTTTGGCTTGCTCAACATACCCATATAAACAGTATCAATGTCTGGTTGAAAATTTacacttcaaaaaaaaatattttctctaCCTTTAGCTCCCTTTAATACATTCAGAAGTGGCTAACAAAATATGACAAAATTAGATTTGCTTTAGTTCCTTTTTTCTCTACCCAACGTTTGTACCTAGTGCAATCTAACTTTAAGTGGCATGTCTTGCCACAAAAATAACACTTAAGATGGTATTTGCATTTAAAGTGATCGACCTTTTAGGAGGAGGATTTGCCTTGGAGTTATCTTTGTTGGCAAAAGTACGTGAGCTTGGCTTAGAGTGATGTCATTTGGGGGAATTGGTGGTAAGGTGTACAGTATTAgcctcattttcctttttgatccGAGCCTTCTCTTGAACACAAACTGAGATTAGCTTATTGAGATCCCACTTATCCTTTTGAACATTATAAATCACCTTGAGCTAACCATCTGGTGATGGAAGGGAGTTCAAAACAAGGTGAATCAGAAAAGGATTGGCTATGGGAATGTCAAGGGCCTTTAGTTTTCTAGCTACCTCTATCATACCTACACTCTCATATCTTCCACACCATCATACCTCATTGTAGCCAACTTATTTCATCAAATTCCCAGTTTCAACCTTCTCCAATTCCTTGAATTTTTGACTCATTGCATCCAAGTACTCCTTAGCATTCTCAGAGTCACGAATACCTCCATAGATGGCTTCAGTCTTGGACTTCTTCATGATCAGCAAACAAATTCTATTAGCCTTCTCCCATTTTCATACTTTAGCATTTGCTCAACATTGCTCTTATAAGTGAGCTATGGCCTTTCTTATCTTAAAGGTATATTGTGATCTATAAGACTCTATTTGTAAATCACGCTTCCACTTCTTAAAGTTGCTACTAGTCAAGTGCTCAATTGAATTGATAGCAGTAGGACTCATAACTGAAAACACAGAATTGTGCAATATGATTAATCTTTATCCCCAAATAACTTTATACACatatgataaatatatatggaCAGAATATTAAACatgcttttatttctttcacaaGTCTAACATCATGAATTGTCCATGGTAATCTGTTATCAAGATCTCTCAATTTGTAGACTGAAAAGATCTTGATCTTCATAACAGTTTCTATGTTATCTTGTTCCACCACAAAATACAATTGACTAAGGTGACACTTGTAAGTAGAAAGCCTCAATCGATGTGCCTTGTGATGTAATTTTTTCATCAAAACCTTGAGATGATATGAAACATTGTCTCATGCTCATGTGTGGACTTAACAACACACAATAGTACATGACATCCTTCATGGGTTtactttattcaaattttatgcATTCATGCttgagagaaaaggaaaaatatactCAAGTAGTTTCAACCATAGGCATGCTCCTATCTGGATTTGCAGAAGTATATGCTAAAATTATATGGCATGCTCTTTGTGTAAAATGTGTGTAGCAGTCCTATGATTCAACATTCGGTAGTGAGTTTAGGATACAAGCATAGGATATAACAACATAAGCATAGCATAACAACATATACTTTAAAACTTGGAAACAATAATTAGGACTTTCATGCATGCTTGTCATGTTTTATCTCGATGTAAACCTATACACGCATGAATTTGGCTCCAATACCATATGTAAGACCTTATGAACATGCATATTATAAGTACTAACTTTGTAAAACCATCGAGATAAATCTATAAAAACACGAACAAGAAGCAAAgatcttcctctctctctagtATAGGGGTACAGTTTGTGCTTGTGAGTTGTATATGATATCGGGGACCTAAGTATTGTATGTATAAGAAAGTGCTTTAGATTTCTAGTGCATTAAAAAAACCTAAAGCATATCTTTATCACCTCCAGAATCCATGACAAAATAGGATAAATATCTCCtttgatttgatatttttttcacttgtaAATAACTGGCTAAAAGAGCAAAAAACTTTCCCCTTTATTCTTGAAAAATTTGGTGCCTTAAATGgatgcaaactcaataaagtTATTAAAATTCTCACTTCTAGtctccctctttttcctctatactttagcacaaacaataaaactaaaaactaaaattgaaatggttatcaaatggACCCTATATTTGTTGATATCAATGTCATGGATATTGAGTGATTGTAGTGATAGTTACATGCATAAAGTTATAAAGAGTAAATGGGTGTGTGAGTTATAATTATAAGAAGTTGTGGATATACTTGGTTAGGATTTAAGTAATGGTGTGCATAAGGATATACATGGATTCGCATAATTGGATATACTTACCAATTTGTGTTAGTTTTATCAAGAAAATAGAGAGATGAAATTTGGTGGAACTTTGGGTTCAACCATTAGTGTAGATTGGTATAATTCATGTAACATTTTAGTTAGACTCTTGTATCTTAGAGGGGATAAGTCAATTGAAAGTCCCTTGCGGTCATACCAATCAAAAAAGGCTTGAATCTACTCAAAGAGAACAAAGTCTATGCTCACCTCAATATAGTTGTTTATGTACTTACTTCCAATAGCTTATATGGATTGTTTATAGATTTTgaaccaagaaagaaaaatgaagcaaACAACTCTATTAGGAGATAATTGTCGAAATGCCACCTGAACTTATACatcagtttcaatttgtcaccttaaagaaaaaattaagagaaatgtcaccttaatttttcaaaattcatgatTTGTCATCTAACTTTaacaccatccaatttttcatttattttaatggTATTTTAGGCTTtccatttttaagaaaaaaaaatagagaaaaaagtgacctctctctccctttctccccTACCCGCCCCTAAAACACATCGCACAGGaccccccctccccctcttctctctctctaaccatgtataaatttttttttataatgattttttcattttaaaaatatccttaaaaataaaaaagactaaaatacttttaaaaatggatggaaaattggatggtgttAAAGTCAGatgacaaatcatggattttgaaaaattaaggtgacatttctcttaaatttttctttaaagtgacaaattgaaactgaaGTATAAGTTCAGGTGACATGTCTACAAAAATCCCTTCTATTAAAAGATTTCTAGCATTTCCTAAATTATACTTCCAAATATGACCTCCCATGTATTTCTTTGTGGTTTGTCTTCGCACAACTCTCTCCCATATCTATGGATATTCCACTTAGCTATTTAATCATGTTATTCAAATCATGTACCTCATTAACACGAAAGTCCAATGTCAACGTGAtctgtttttcaattgttttttttttttttttgggtcaatgtTAGAAACCTCATAGAAATGACATTATGCAACTTTGTGTAATTAAAAGGTTGTAGTAATATCCAAGAAGTCTAAGGGAACTTTAAGCGGATTGAGACTTGATAATTAACAAACATCTGTTCATATCTAAAGTGACTTTATTCTCACCCACTGGTGAACATCAACCAATGGTTTTTAACCAGTTTGTCATTCAATTACTGAAGAATCTTGGCAACTTTTTCCCAAACAAATTAGGAAGGAACAACCTACAACTTACGTTGGACTTGTGTTGTTAGTTTTCTAAGAATAATCAACTAGAGAGTGCTAAAGTAAAGGGTTAATTAACATATAATCTTAAAAGAATCCAAATATTCTACTAATTAGTTAAAGGGTAAACCCCTTCCATCCTTACATGTGTCTACCATGTAGCGCGCTCTTGCATAATAGCTCTCTGATTTAGATTGTTGTTTTCATACAAGCAATACTAGGGAGGGTTCGAACGTGAAATAATTGGGTTATAAGTTAAGACCCTTTTTCATTAAGCTAAACTCCATTGGCGATTTAGATATTAATTATTCTTTGTTATGCAATAATCGAACATAAATGagtaaaatttaattaaatgaaataaaatcctGCGGTTTTATATTCGTTGTGCTGACCCCACACTTATGACTAAAAgggttaaatatatttttggtcACTGGGTTTTACAcgaaattttaatttggtcaCTGAGAAACAAATCTAGCCAAATTGATCATTGTATTATcaaaaattcacaatttttagACTTGCAGTTAGTTTCTGTTAAGTTATTGGGTTAAATACCTTTTTAGTCACTGAATGTTacatgaaatttcaaattggctactaaaacaaaatttagccaaaaaccatgcaaatgcaaaactttatttttaacttttttgtttgtcaaaTCTATGTATTGACATATAGTTAtggatttaaatttttgtgaaCGTGGGAGTACGATATTCGATGGCATTATGATTTGAGCTTTTTTGAAAAGACCGATTTGCATTTTTGTGAGATTATTATTATGAACATATTTTGTCTTGATatgattccttttttttttttttatctttaattgATGCTACACTAACCATAGCATTTGCATattttggctaaaaaaaatttcttctcaatgaccaaattaaaattttgtgtaAAATTTAATAACCAAAAAGGTATTTAACCCTGACTAAAATGAAGTAGTTTTAGAGGTTAATATTTGGTTTTCAAAACTAGAGTAGTTTTGCTTTGGTTATGTATAATATTACGAGTTTCTCTGCGCATGATAATAATTTCTTTACATTTCTGTTTTAAATATCGATGAACTACTTTCGTTTATGTCCTGAAAACAGTGCTAGATCTATTTATAACACTATGTCCCAACATTATCTATTATAAATTCATAATctgctttattttattcacCCACTCAGATTCTGTGTTTGGTTTGTTGAGGCGAATTATTGCATCAAGaatataaataaagcataTATGACATTGATATGAACAGTACTATAACACCCCCAACCCTAAGGCAAACTCCAATTATAAGCGAGCCCAACTTCCCATGGTACAACCCCAATTAGAGGAAGTAAGCCTTGGGAGCCATTAGTTTATGAGGGCATGAAAACACTCCCCACCAGCTTTTTGCCCCACTTtagaaaaaaagcaaaagtaggaatataaaaagatattactaaacaaatgaaacaagaaaatggaaagagaAACAATATGCAAAGTTCCCAACCCCAccctttataaatttttttaaaggccATAGACTTAAGCTTCTTCAACCTCATCCGAGAAAGTAAACAACAGTACTCATAAAGCTTTGGCTAGCAAAGTCTTGTTTGGGTGCATATACAGGGGAACATAAGAAAGTGTATGTGTGTgcgtgtgagagagagagagagagagagagagagagagagattgtgtgtttgtgtgtgtgtgtgtgtgagagagagagagagacagaggaaaagaaagcaaaattcatttttagtttCCTTCGATCTTCTGATCAAAGCAAGCATGAAGTGAACAAGTGTTTTTGGAGTGGTCATAAGTGCAACAAATGATGGCTGGAAACCCTAACTGGTGGAGCAGCATGCATCCACCGTCTCTCTTCCCTTCTCAATATGTGCAGCTTGGATCTTCTAATTCACTCCCTCTGAATTCTTTGCCTGAACATAACCTAGAGCCTCCACAGTCCTGGAGCCAATTACTTTtgtacctctctctctctttctctctctctgagatATTTTTGTGTTTCTGTATGTGTTGGTGTTGGTGTGCCTAGGGTTATTATAAATAGTTGTTTGATCTAATGATTGATCTTTGGCTTGGTTCTGAGTCTTGTAATGAAATGTTTGTGTggtactaattaattatttgggaATCTTTTGCTTATTTTTCAGGGGTGGATTGTCCAGCCAAGAAGATGGCTTTGGTACTCTAAGTCATTTTCAACCTAAAGGCAGGTTGGAAAATTGGGAGGAGGACCAAATCTTGATCCCACAATATCCAAGGGCTCCTGTTGTTGATTTTATAAAGCAAGAGTCTAATTCCCAGAACAGCATTAACTTGTGCAATAATCCTCATGGAGATGAAGAATTTCAGCTGGCACCAAGCAGCAGGCCTGTTTGGTCCCCAGTTCAAATCATGCCAGTTTCTTCCCCTAGGTCTTGTGTCACTAGTTTAAGTAATAATAACATATTGGACTTCACCTATAACAAAGCTGACAATAAGAGGAACCAACATGCAGTTCACTCATCTGAGGTaagaaagaatttttttccttgttcttttgttttgctacAAGTTGCCTTGTCTTTATGTTcataaaattatgtttttattattatatgtgggttttttaatattttgaatgtgCATGTTGTTTTTACTAGTGTAATAGCACTGCCACTGGTGGGATGTGCAAGAAGGCTAGGGTTCAACCATCTCCAAGCCAACCACCTCTAAAGGTAACACAGTTAAtaatctctctcctttttactagttgtaattttctttgagCATCtaagtgaaattaaaaaaattcttgtgGTGACCAATATGATCCATCATTAAAATAAGCAATTACTAAATTGCTGATCTATGTATTTACTCTGAACCAGGTGAGGAAGGAGAAGCTAGGTGATAGAATAACAGCCCTTCACCAACTGGTATCCCCATTTGGAAAGGTGAAAactaggaatttcatttttttagcatctttttttttctgtttcctttttctgtgATAAAATCCAATGAAGTGAATTATTTTTCCAAACCCAGATCAAAGCAGCTCTTTTTACTTCTTTAACTTATAGTCTATTTAAATTTCACTTGGATTCTCTCTTTTAACATAAAAGAGGACCAGAGAGAGATGACTGTGGTGTGTGCATGTGTGTTTCTCTTTTGCAGACTGACACTGCTTCAGTCTTGCTAGAAGCCATTGGGTATATCAGATTCCTTCAGGGTCAAATTGAGGTGATGTTTCTATCAAATTATATGCACTAGTCTCTTCTGCTAGCAGCTCAGAATCAGTGAAGAGCATGCACTTaaagtttcaataattcaTGCTTTTTCTAAAATTCTTTAGTTATGGAAGTCATAAACTTTATTCCTTTTCCCCCTTCCCCTTTGTTTGCAGGCCCTCAGCTCCCCTTACTTGGGCAATGCCTCAAAAAACATGAGGAACCAACAGTCTGTAAGTGCCCATATATCCCATTTCccaaagctctctc
It encodes:
- the LOC18783378 gene encoding transcription factor bHLH68 isoform X2: MMAGNPNWWSSMHPPSLFPSQYVQLGSSNSLPLNSLPEHNLEPPQSWSQLLLGGLSSQEDGFGTLSHFQPKGRLENWEEDQILIPQYPRAPVVDFIKQESNSQNSINLCNNPHGDEEFQLAPSSRPVWSPVQIMPVSSPRSCVTSLSNNNILDFTYNKADNKRNQHAVHSSECNSTATGGMCKKARVQPSPSQPPLKVRKEKLGDRITALHQLVSPFGKTDTASVLLEAIGYIRFLQGQIEALSSPYLGNASKNMRNQQSLLNDNCLKRKGAPNQHPSSQDKAKDLRSKGLCLVPVSCTQHVGSDNGADYWAPAYGSGF
- the LOC18783378 gene encoding transcription factor bHLH68 isoform X1; translated protein: MMAGNPNWWSSMHPPSLFPSQYVQLGSSNSLPLNSLPEHNLEPPQSWSQLLLGGLSSQEDGFGTLSHFQPKGRLENWEEDQILIPQYPRAPVVDFIKQESNSQNSINLCNNPHGDEEFQLAPSSRPVWSPVQIMPVSSPRSCVTSLSNNNILDFTYNKADNKRNQHAVHSSECNSTATGGMCKKARVQPSPSQPPLKVRKEKLGDRITALHQLVSPFGKTDTASVLLEAIGYIRFLQGQIEALSSPYLGNASKNMRNQQSVQGERNCVFPEDPGQLLNDNCLKRKGAPNQHPSSQDKAKDLRSKGLCLVPVSCTQHVGSDNGADYWAPAYGSGF